In Akkermansia muciniphila ATCC BAA-835, the genomic stretch TGGGAGGAAGCCTGTCCTGCGGGCTGATGTTTGCCGCCCTGGGAGCGGCGGCGCTCCGCCTGGATATGGCGCTGGGGAGGGCAGCCGGAATCCTGTCCGTCTGGATGGCCCTGGTGCTGGCGGCGGCTCCGGTGATTGGCGGGCTGGGGGGGCTTCAGGGGGTTCCCGTGCCGTGGATGTTGGTGGAGGCCGGTACCGCCTGGTTTTGGTGCGCCGTTCTTCCCGCCGTCCTGGCGGTGGCGCGTTTTTGGATAAAATCCGGTACGAAGACCGGAATATGGGTGAAGACCGGAGTTTCCCTGCTTGCCTTGCTGGCGGCATGGAACGTGTTTGTTGTGGGTGCGCCTGAGCTGATGCAGTTTTCCCTGTCTGCATGGCATGAACCGGAATTATGGATTCTGCTGGGGGCCGGAGTTTTGATGATGGCAGGGGGGAAGGCCCCCGGACATTTCCCTGCGGCATGGCGGCTGTTGGGCGCAGGCGTCTGCGGCGTGCTTCTGGCGTATGCCGTGGGCGTGCTTGCCGCCCTGGATGTCCAGGCTTTTCCTGAGGCCCGTCGCGCGGAGCTGATGAGCGGCTGGGTGGGCATGGCTGCCTGCATCCACGCCGTAGCCATGGCTTTTTGCCTGGCGGGCAGCCTCTGCCTGTGGCGGCCAGCGGGAGCGGAAGACGGAGGCCGGGAGTCTTCCCCTCCGTTTTTGCGGCGTTTCTTCTTCATTTCAGCCGTAGCGGCGGCTTTGGCGCTGGCGACGGCTGCGGCCGTTGTTCTGCATGCTCCGCCTCCGGATACCATGGAGGTTAGGAGGCACGTTCATGATGCGGAAGGTTCCGGCATTTACGCCGCAGAGGGGTGTGCCCTGTGCCATACCCAGATTATCCGGCGTTCCCTGTCCGGAAAGGACTGGCAGACGGCGATTGACCGCGGCACGGATCCTGATTTCCCCTACCGGGTCAGTGAACCGGAAGACATGGATGCCGAATTCAACAGGGAAGGGGCTCCGCAGGCGGGCGTGGCGGCCATAGGCCCGGACCTGAGCAATGCGGCGGAATACGCCGCCGGGAGGTTGGAATATGAAGACGCCGTATCCGGCGGCACGCGCCGCGCCGCGCAGGTGCGGGAATGGCTGGCCCTGCATCTTTACAACCCGCGGGAATTGCAGTTCAACAAGCCCTGGACCATGTGTCCGGCCATGCCCGGACTGTTTGAGGAACGCCCGGTGGAAGGGAACGCCCCCTCCACGGCTGCCCTGCCTGTCCGGATGGAACGGGGCCGGGAGCTGGTGCCTTCCCCGCGCGGGGAGCGCCTGTTGAACTACCTGGAGTCCCTGCGGAGGGTGGAACCCTCCCTGAAGCGCGACCAAATCCATTCCTTCCCGGCCCTGTCCCATATTCACCCGGATTATGCCGCGCATCCTCCCGCCGTGGACATGGAACGCCTGAAGAAAGCCCGCGCCGCCGCCGTGATGGAAAAGGGCAGGGGCGTATACCTTTCCAAATGCGCCATCTGCCACGGCAACGACGGCATGGGGGACAAGGTGACCTATCCTCCCCTGGCCGGGTCCGAGTGGCTGAAGGAAAAGCCTGATGTGGAAATCGTCAGGATCATCCTCCAGGGACTGACCGGACCCATCACGGTGAATGGAAAGGAATGGGATTCCACCATGCTGCCGCCCGGCGTCACGGATTCCCGCGACCTGGCGAACCTGCTCACATTCCTGCGCCGCCAGTTCGGCGGGGTGGAGAAGGCGGCCTATACGCCGGAGCAGGTGGACGCCATCCGCCGGGATCTGTGACGGGAGGGCCCCCGATTACAACGTTTCATGCTCCTTGCCCCGGGAACGGAAATGGCTGCAAATGCCATTCTATGAATTTAGATGATACGTCCGCCCTTTCTGCGGACAGAAACGTTGTAATCGGAACAAATGCCAGTGCCGCCAATGGCACGGACAATGTTGTGATAGGTTACCTCTTCCACCAGAGACGACCGGGGTACCGTTGTGGGTTCCACGTTCGTGGGCACCAACTCCGCTGGAACCGCCCTGGGGGATCATATTAAAGTAGGGAATTCCTGCGTTTCCGTAGGTTCCTGGTCCAATACGGACCACTGTCACATGGGGATTGCCCTGGGTTATCAGAGTAATACGTCCAATGAATCGGAGAAGCTCCATACGGCCACGGCCTATTCCTTCTGCGCGGGCATGGGTTCCCGGATCGAGGGGGACCTTCTGCATAGGCATCGGCAGGGGGGTATGTGGAAGACGGCTGCGGGCACAGCATCGTGCTTGGCGGCTATTCCAGGTCGGAAGTGCCCAGCGACATTGTGATTTCCGGCGGCCACGCGACGGCCACCCGGTGTGGTTCGTCAGTCCGGGCGTCACCAGCGGGGAGATGATGCTGGCCAGGCAAGCCCTTTTAGATTTCCACAACTTCCTCTTTCGTGATGGCATTGTAGGCCAGTGTTATCCCTCCGAAGCCGGAACCGGGGGCCGGAGGATTGCCCGGGTCAATGTCCTTTGCCAGCAAATCCAGCGGGTATAATTCCAGTTTGGTGCCGGGGGTGCAGAAAAATACCACGTCGGGATTGTCCCCGGTCTCGTCCGTTTTAAAACCAAGCTTGTCCCGGTAAAATTGCAGGGACTTTTTCATGTCTATGACTCCAAGGCAGATGCCGGTTACTCTGTTCATGTTCTTCTTCATGGAATTGGCGAATAGCCTGTTTTTCTGTTTAATGTTTTGCGGAGCCTCCGCCAGGAAAATGTGTTTTTCCCGGTTTTGTTAACGTCTGGTTTTATGGTGAAAGAAACGGAGCCGTCCGCAGGTAGTTAAGGAACCTTTTCATGAATCTTCCTTCCTCCCGCATTCCCTGGCTGGACAATATCCGTGTTTTTGCCTGTATTCTCGTTATTGCCAGCCACATCGTGGGGCAGTTTTTTGTGTCGCCTCCTTTCACTCCGGACAATGAAACCTTTGCCTGGTCCTCCTTTTATACGGTGCTGGTGCGGGTCTCCATCCCCCTGTTTTTCATGATTTCCGGCGCCCTCCTGCTGCCCGTTCGGGATACGACGGGGCAATTCCTGAAAAAACGCTTCACCCGCGTCCTGTTCCCCTTCCTGCTGTGGTCTGCGTTTTACACTGTTTTTCCGTGGAGCTATGAAACGCTCACGGGGAACAGCTTTCACTCCGTCTTCCCCCTCTCACAGGTCACGCCGGACCTGGAAACCATGGGAACGAACCTGCTGCTGATTCCACTGAAATTCAGCGTGGGCATTCATCTCTGGTACCTCTACGTGCTGATGGGCCTTTACCTCTTCCTGCCAGTAATATCCCCCTGGGTGGAGAAAGCGGGAAAGGCGGCCTTTGCCTACTTCCTGCTGCTGTGGGCGCTCACCCTCTTGTTCCCTTATCTCCAGACCATTTTCCCCAGCTATCTGGGAAAATGTCCCTGGAATGAATACGGGGCCCTGCATTCCTTCTCCGGGTACCTGGGCTACATGGTGCTCGGCTGCTTTCTGAGGAAATACCCTGGGAATGCCTCCTTCGCCCGCACGGCCTGCTGGGCCGTTCCGTGTCTGGCCGCGGCCTTTTGGTTTACCCTCCATTTCTACCGGACGTCCACGGCTCAGGCCTGGTCCTCAAGCGGCGACTACATCGGCTTCGCCAGCATTAATGTGGCCCTCATGTCCGTAGCCTTCTTCGTTCTCTTCCAGTCACTTCCCGCGTTCAGAGCCGGGTCCGCGCCGCAGCGGTTCCTGGCTGATTTCTCCAGCATGAGTTTCGGCATCTACCTGGTCCACTTTGTGCTGGTGGGAGCCGTTTACCGCCTCTTTGGCATGCTCCATCTGTTGTTCCTTCCGGCTTCTCTTTCCATTCCGCTGCTGACTGCGGCGACGTGCCTGGCAGCCTGGGGAATCATCAAGCTGCTCTCCTTCCTCCCCGGCAGCAGGTACCTGATCGGATAAATTCCGGCATGGAGACAAAAAACTGCCCTCCGCATCGTGTGGCGGGAGGGCAGTCCGGATGGAAAAAGCGGGAAAAACAGGGATCAGCTCAGGGTTTCCACCAGTTTGTCGCCGTAAGCGGAGCAGGTAAGTTCCGTGGAACCGGGAATCATTTCCGCAAGGTCGAACGTAACCGTTTTTTCGGAAATCACCCGGTCAATGGCCTGAATCAGCAGATCGGCGGCTTCCGTCCAGCCCATGTAGCGCAACATCATCTCCGCAGACAGGATGACGGAGCTGGGGTTGGCCTTGTTCAGTCCGGCCAGTTTCGGCCCGGTGCCGTGCGTAGCTTCAAAAATGGAATGCCCCGTCAGGTAGTTGATGTTGCCTCCGGGGGCGATTCCGATGCCGCCGACTTGCGCCGCCAGGGCGTCGGAGATGTAATCCCCGTTCAGATTCAGCGTGGCTACCACGTCGAAGTTTTCCGGATGGAGCAGAATTTCCTGAAGGAAGGCGTCTGCAATGCAGTCCTTGATAACGATACCGTTGGGAAGTTTCAGCCAGGGGCCGTCCCCTATGGGGAGGGCGCCGTATTCCCGCCGTGCGACATCGTATCCCCAGTCACGGAAGCCGCCTTCCGTGAATTTCATGATGTTGCCCTTATGCACCAGCGTGACGCTTTTCCTTCCGTTTTTCACGGCATAGTCAATGGCGGCGCGCACCAGGCGCTCCGTGCCTTCACGGGAAACGGGCTTGATGCCGAAGCCGGAGCTTTCCGGGAAACGAACCTTTTTCATGCGGTCCGGGAAAATGCGGCTCATGGTATCAAAAAACAGCTTGGCATCCTCCGTGCCTTCCTTGAATTCGATTCCGGCGTAGATGTCTTCCGTGTTTTCGCGGAAAACGACCATGTCCACTTTTTCCGGAGCTTTGACGGGAGTTTCAATGCCGTTGAAATAGCGCACGGGACGCAGGCAGACAAACAGATCCAGATCCTGCCGCAGCGTGACGTTCAGGCTGCGGATGCCTCCGCCCACCGGAGTGGTGAGGGGGCCTTTGATGCCGATGAGGTACGTGCGGAAAGCTTCCACCGTTTCATTCGGAAGCCAGGTGCCCAGATTGTCAAAAGATTTCTGCCCGGCAAAAACTTCATACCATGCGATGGAACGCCTGCCCTGATAAGCCTTGGCTACGGCTGCGTCAATGACACGGGAGGCCGCCGCCCATATCTCAGGACCGGTTCCATCACCGATGATGAAGGGAATGACGGGCCTGTCCGGAACGCAAAGCCTGCCGTTCTGCATGGTGACGGCTGCACCGTCCGCGGGAGGGGTGAATGTTAAATTGGCCATGACGTGCGTTCCTTTATAGGACGCAACCCGGTTTGGCAAGATAAAAGAGCGGAATGGGGAACTGCGCTTCGTGGAGCAACCGGCCTTGAAAATGTTTTCCTCATCCCGCATGCGCGTGTCTCAGAACCAGCGGTCCTTCCCGGAAGGTTCTTCCGGCCGACCGGCTTCTTCCCGGAGGCGTTTGAGGAAATTTTCTTCAGCCTGGTGTTTCAAACCGCTCTCCATGATATGCTTCCGGGCGTTTTCGTTCAGCTGGTTGACGGCAATGGCGGCATCTTCGGAAGTCAGCCTGTTCCAGATGCCGGCGTCATCCTTCACGATTCGCAGGGACCCCTCCACCATCTCACAGGAAATCAGCTTGCCATGAAGGCCCTCTGCCGTAATGGGGCCTTTGTTTCTTGCGGGAATGATAATCCGAAGAGGTTCGGGCCCTTCCAGATTGATGCCCCCGTGGGCGCGGTAGGCCGCTTTCAGAATCAGCGTTTTCCTGCTCCACCACCAGGTGGTGGAGTAACGGTATTCATATTCAAAAGTCCGTTCCACTGTTACCAGGTTGGCCACTTTTTCATCCTTCTGCACAATCAGGGCCACGCCGCCGTGGTTGGAGGAAAAACCTTTATTGATCAGGGTGAGGCCCGCTTCCCTGCCGGCTTCAATCAGTTTTTCCGCTACAGCCATCGGCTTTTCCGCCGGGGCGGTGATGCAGGTGCGCACGCCCCAGAACAATACGGCCAGCACTCCTATCAGAACGGCACCCCTGGCCAGCGCGACAACGGCGGGGGAATGGAAAAAGGTGGGGGAGGATCCGCTCATGAGATGTTGTGCGTGGCGGAAATTCAGGGTTCCGGGTCTTCATGGGAACCATGTTCCCTGATGGGGGGCATGAACAGGGCCAGGAAGGTGAAGGCAATGACGGTCAGGTCATCTATCTGTCCTACTCCCGGAATGAAATCCGGAATCAGGTCAATGGGGGAAAAGGCATAAAGAGCCGTCAGAGCCAGGAGGACAAGCTTGCGTCTGGTGAACAGGCGCGGTTCTCCTTCCCGGCTGCGGAAGTAATTGATGGCCCTGACCAGAAGCTGCTGCCTGGAGCCGTTGGGCGGAATGGGAATCTTGTTTTTCATGGAGATGCAGGGGTGAATTTACCGTCAATGGAAAAGAAACTCTTTTTTATATGGACCGGAAGCAGACCCGGAGGCGGGATAACGGCCCCCTTCGTCCTGCCTTGTCCCGGCAACGGCACGGGAAGGGATTTTTTTGAAGCCGTTTTCTGTAGGCGTCTTTTCATCAGGAAAGCTCTTTCCTTATTGTCTCATGCACTCCCGGCCGCGTCCAGAGCAATTCCCGGCTTCTTCCGGGAATGAGCTTCCTTGCATTTGAGAGAGAGTATAACGTTTACTTTTGTCCCTGCCGTTTTCCGAGCCTGTTTTCCCCCAGCCGCAAAAACGTTCCGCAGGGTAGAGGAGGGCTTCTTCCCCATTGGCCTGCGTTCCCTTCCCGGCAGAGGTCCGCTTGGGCTTGCGGCATTGACACGGCGGGAGGCACGGGGTACTCTCCTGCGGCATATAATGATCAGTTTTACCAATATCAGCGGGGCCGAGGAAATTGGGGCCAATTGCTATTTGCTTGAGATGGACGGCACCAGGATTGTGCTTGACAGCGGGATGCACCCCAAGAAGGAGGGGAAGGCGGCCATGCCGGATTTTGATTCCCTGGAACCCAATTCCGTGGAAGCCGTTTTTTTAAGCCATTCCCACCTGGACCATCTGGGAACGCTGCCTGTGCTTCAGGAGAAACAGCCAGCGGCGGAGGTGTTCATGACGCCCGCCGCGGCAGCCCTGTCTGAAGTGATGCTGCATAATTCCGTGAATGTGATGAGCGCCAAGAGGCTGGACCTGGGCATTGTGGAGTATCCTTTTTTCACCCATAATGATCTGGACAGATTGAGCGACGCCTGGCATGCCAAGTCCTGCAATGAAGTGTTTCGCGTGGGCTTCCGCCAGAACGTGCTGGCCACGTTTTACGATGCCGGGCACATCCTGGGGTCTGCCGGCGTGATGCTGGAGGGTGAGAGCGGCCATACCGTATTTTATACGGGGGACGTGCAGTTTGAAGACCAGAGCATGATTCCCGGGGCTGATTTTCCGGAATCCGGCGTAGATACGCTGGTTATGGAGTGCACGCGCGGCGGTTTCCAGCGCAGCGCCCACTATTCCCGGCCGGAAGAGATGGTGAGGTTCGGGAAAGCGATTGCGGAGACGCTGGAACGCGGCGGCGCCGTACTGATTCCGGTATTCGCCATCGGCAAGAGCCAGGAGATGCTGTTCAACATTCACCGTTTCAAGCAGCAGGGGGTGATTCCCGCCAATACTCCCGTGTACTTCGGCGGGCTGAGCGCGAAAGTTTCCCTGTTGTACGACCGTTTTGCCGGGTTGACGCGCAGGCATGACCATGAATTCAAGCTGAAGGAGGAGATTCAGACCGTGCCCCTTCCGCGCAAGGGAAAAGCTCCGCTGGTGTGTTCCCCGGGGAATATTTATGTGGTGTCCAGCGGCATGATGACGGAAAATACGCTTTCCAACGTCATGGCGGAGCAGGTTCTTCCCCAGGAGAAGAATGCTATTTTGTTCGTAGGATATGCGGATCCTGATTCTCCGGCGGGACTGCTGAAGGCAACTCCTGAAGGGGAACTGGTGAAAATGAGGCCCAACGGGCAGCCGGTGCGCCGCAAGTGCACCGTGGACTGTTTTGATTTTTCCGGGCATGCCACCCGGGACTCCCTGGTTAATTATGCCGTGAAGCTGAACCCCAGGCAGGTGGTTCTGGTGCACGGGGACCCGGATGCCGTGGAGTGGATGCACCACACGCTATCCGCCAAAATGCCTGATTCCACCATCGTCGTTCCTGAGCCGGGACGCCGCTACACTTTCGAGCCATGAGTTTTACCGGAGAAAGAAAGGGGAGGCTGATCGTCTTTGAAGGCATTGACGGCACGGGCAAGTCCACCCACATCGGCCACTTGCGAAAGTATTTGGAGGAGAAGGAGCTGGAAGTGGTGCAGAGTTTTGAGCCCACACGCGGACGGTGGGGCCGGATGCTCCGGGACTCCGCCGTGACCGGACGCCTTTCCGTAGAGGAGGAAGTAGCCCTGTTCCTGAAAGACAGGAGGGAACATGTGAAGATGCTGATTGCTCCCGCATTGGCGCGGGGGGCATGGGTTCTGCTGGATCGCTACTATCTTTCCATGATGGCTTACCAGGGCGCGCGCGGCATAGATCCGGAGGTTATCCGTGCCGCCAATGAAGAATTTGCCCCGGTGCCGGATGCCGTGGTCTGGCTGGACATTCCCGTTTCCGTGGCGCTGGAACGCATTGGGAACCGCGGGGAACGCGACGCTTTTGAGACGGAAGCGGGCCTGGCGGCCTGCCGCAGTGTGTTTGCATCCGTCCATGCTCCCTGGATGCTCCGCATAGACGCGGACGCCGGGAAGGAAGAGGTGGCGGCAAGAGTGCGGAAGGCTCTTTCCATGCGTTTCCCCGATGTCATTGGGGCATAGGCATCTCCTTTCGGCCATAGGCCGGGGATTTTTCCTTAGCGTTTCATTCCTGGCATTTGGATGCTATTCCGCAGGCGCATAAGCCGTTGGATCCGGAATTCCGGCTTCCCTGAAGGCTTCCCGGCGTTCCATGCAGGTGGAACAGACGCCGCAGTGGACGGCTCCGCCCTTGTAGCAGGAATAGGTACGGGAAAAGTCCACGCCCAAATCCTGGCCCATGGCGGCGATGCCGCCCTTGGACATGTGGATGAAAGGGCGCAGGATGCCCAGGCCGGCATAGGTTCCCAAGCGAATGGCTTCCGTCATGGCGGCCATGAATTCCTCCCGGCAGTCCGGATAGATGCTATGGTCCCCGGAATGGGCCGCAATGACGAGCTGCTGCGCCCCGCAGCTTTCCGCAACCCCGGCGGCGATTGACAGGAAGATGCCGTTGCGGAAGGGGACGACGGTCTGCTTCATCAGTTCTTCATCATAGGAACCGTCCGGAATATCGTCCGCGCCGGAGAGGAGGGCTGATTTCAAATGGGAGGAGATGGAGGAAATGTCAATCACGCGGTGTTCTATGCCCAGACTGGCGGCCTGCCAGGCAGCGCATTTCAGCTCTCGTTCCGCGTGGTTGGAGGCATAGTCAAAGCTGAGGGCCACCCGGACGCGGTGGTTCCGGTGGGCCCAGTGCAGGGCTACGCTGGAGTCCAATCCCCCGCTGAGCAGTACGGCTGTTTCCATTTTGTCCATGGTCTGGATTACAGGGGGCGGTTTTCCGGATTGTGTTCGGCTGTTGCGGTCAGCTGGATGCCGCCGCGGGGGGAGAAGCGGCCTTCCACCTTCAGCCACCGCGGGGAAATGGCGGCCACCAGATCATCCGTGATGCGGTTGACGATTTGTTCATTAAAAGCCGGATAGTTGCGGTAGGCGGCCAGGTAGTATTTGAGAGATTTGGTTTCCACGCACTTTTCCGCCGGAACGTAGGTGATCGTCAGGTGACAGGAATCCGGTTGACCGGTAACGGGGCAGAGGGAGGAAAATTCATGGGTGTCCAGCGTGATGGTGTAGGGACGCGTGCCGCGGTTAGGGAAGGATTCCAGCCTGGCGTCGTCGGGATTGGTAAAGAAGGAGCTTTGAGAGCCTAATAGAGTCAGATGGTCGTCGGACATGGTTGTTGTATATGGTAATGGATGTTCAGGTCCCCTGGACGGGGGCTCCGCCGAGGAATTCTTTCACGTACAAGTCCTGTTGAGGGAATGGGATGGAAATGCCGTGTTCGTTGAACGCATTATAGATGTGTTCCCGCACGGAGGAAAGGCTGGAGGACTTTGTCATGACGGGAACCCAGACCCATACGCCCAGATTGACGGCACTGTCTCCGAAACTGTCCAGCACCACGCTGGTTTTCTTGACTTTGGAAAGGAAGGGCAGGGTTGCCAGCGTTTCCAGAATGATTTTGCGCGCCCTTTCCACGTCCGTCCCGTAGGAAATGCCCACTTCCACCTTCACGCATTCGAATTTGTGGTTGCGGGTCATGTTGCGGAAGTTCTTGTTGAAAAGCTGGGAGTTCTGGAAGGCGATGATAGAGCCGTCCAGCGTCTCGATCATGGTGGAGCGGTAGCCCAGGGAGGAGACGCGGCCCCGGTAGCCGTCGCATTCAATCATGTCGCCCTGGCGCAGGCGACCCAGCATTAGGGAGAGGCCGCTGATGATGTTTTCAATGGTATCTTTCAGGGCGAAGCCGATGCCCATGCTCAAGCCTCCCATGACCATCAGCAGCCCGTTGTAGTTGGCGTTCATGATGATAAGCGCCGTAAAAACGAAGAGCCCCCAGAGAAAAAGGGTGGAGAGTGTCACGAAGGTGGGGATGGTGCCTACTTCATAATCTTCTCCATAGATTTCATGCAGCGTATTTTTCCCCAAGAATATCAAGTAGTTGAGAACAATGGCCATCAGGATGACCGTGATGACGCTGCTCCAGCTGAAAGTGAGCAGATCCTTGATTTCCGTGGTTGCGAAAATTTTATTAATGATGAGGTCCCCCATGTCGAAGGTGGCGGCGGGCCAGATGATGCTGAACAGGATGAGGAAAATGGTCAGGCAGGGAAGCAGCAGCTTGGAGATGAAGGGGCGGAACCACAGGATGGCCCTCTTGTTCCGTTCCTTCCGGCGGTTTTCATAATGGTGGAGCAGATCCCACAGCCCCACCAGCAGAAGGATGCTGGTCATCAGCATGATCCAGGTCATCAGCACCAGGAAGGCCATGAAGCTGAATCCAGTCCAGCACAGGACGCTGCCCAGGATGGTGAATACCAGAGATACGGTGGAGAAAAAACGGTCCAGCCGGGGCAGCTTGTGCCTCTGCCGCACCCAGGTCAGCAGGGAGAAGAGGGAAACCAGCGTGAACAGGATGGGCATGGAAATGTCCACGATGATGTTGGGGGCCATGAACATGCGCAGAAGCATGAAGAATCCGCCCAGAAGCAGATAGGGCATGTAGATGCGGATGCCGGAGTTAATGGTGCCATACGGAAGGCGCGTGACCAGGGAGAACAGGATGGCGCTGACCAGAAGAAGGAATTCCGCGCCCAGGGAGGCCGCGCTCTCCAGCAGGTAGTTCGGCGTGCGCAGTGAGGCAATGACGAGGATCAGCGCCACGATAAGAATGGTGGTGACGTTGGCGAAAGCATGGCGTTTGTTGTAATGCCCCGTCTTTTTCAATGTATTTCGGAATCCCAGGAAGATGATGATGCGGGAGAGGCAGTAGGAGCACAGGATGATTCCCAGCAGGATAAGTCCGTAATGCTTGAGCGTTTCCGGGTCTGACGGAAGCTGGAGCTTGCTGTCCGCGGATGTTTCCCATGCCCCCATGCACGTTTCATACGTCTTGTGCGGTTTGAGAAAGATGTACCGGGCCGCGTGGGACGGCGTGTAGAAGACCCTGTTAAACAGGGCGGTGAACAGTTTGGCGCTTTCATTGTTGAGCGCGTCTATTTTGCCGTTCAGGCTGCTGAAAAGTTCCTTGAGGTAGCTGATTTGCTCCTTTTCACTTTGGAGGGATTCTTCCAGCTCCTGGCAGGCATACAGGGCTTCGTCCCGCTGAACCAGGGAGGCTTGCGACAGGGTGTCCGTATTTACTTCCTCCAGGGATGCCGCCAGCTTTTTAATGCGTTCTATTTCCTTGTCCAGCCGTTCCTCCTGCCCCTGAAAATCCGGTTTTTGGGCGTAATACGTCTTCACCAGGCTGGAAGCGGCCTTACAGTAAAAAGCCAGCGTAAATATTTTTTGGTCGTCCAGCGCGTAAAGCACGGCGGACATTTCATACACCCTAGTATCAAAATAATTATAGGTAGCATCCGCTTCCCTCACCAGCGTTTTCCGGATGGCCATCCTTTTTTCCTCATTCTTTTTCAGAATGGTGATTTCATGGCACAGAGCCATGATTACGGTATCCATTTCCGATTGGTCCGGCTGCTCCTGAGGCTGTTCCGCCTTGGCTTCCTCCGCCTGTTCCGGGGCGGCGGCAGGCGGAGCCTCCTGCTGTGCAGATGCAGAACCTGCGGCCAGAACCCCCGCCAGGAAAAAGGCGGCGCAGCGGCGGAAAAAGATCCGGTAATCAGGGATGCTCATGAATGGTCCCTGTTCTAGGGGCTGCAGGCATTACGGTCAAGGTTATATATTCTCCTGCTGACGGAGGGTGAGCTTCACAGAAAAAAACTTTTTTCAACGTGAACCGTATGGAAAGGACAGGGCATCTTCCGGCATCATTTCCCGAATCCCCGGAAGATGCCCTTCCGTAAACAGGAACCGCACCGGAGAATTTCCGGTGCGTTTGAAAAGATGAATACTCCGGCGGGAATCAGTCCAGAGAAAAGGAACGGATTCTCCTTACGGTTTCCTCCCGGCCCAGCAGGGAAAAGACGGAGGAAAGGTCCGGGCCGCCGCTTAACCCGGTGAGGGCCACCCGGGCCGGGAACATCACGGCTCCCATTTTTACGCCGTTTTCCTTGGCAAAGGCTTTCAGCACGCCAATGAGTTCATGTCCATCCCATTCCGGTTCCTGTTCCAGCCTGTCCGCCAGTTTGAAAAGCAGTTCCAGGGCTTCCGGCTGAACTTTGGAGACGGCTTCCGGATCCATGCCCAGGTCAAAAAAGAAACGGATTTTATCCGGGACTTCCGCCAGAGTCTGCACCTTCGTTTGCACGGTGGCGATGGCGGCGTCCAGAATCGGGGAATCCGGCAGGCCGGCTTTCAAACAGAAGGGGCGTGCCCGGAGGGCGAATTCTTCCGCAGGCAGGGCGATGATGTGCTGCTGGTTGACCCAGCGGCATTTGGTGATATCGAATTTGGCGGCGGAGTGGTTCACGGCTTCCAGAGAGAAGCGTCCGATCAGCTCCTGAGGGGAGAAAATTTCCGTATCGTCCTTGGGAGACCAGCCCAGCAGGGCCAGAAAGTTCATGACGCCTTCCGGCAGAAAGCCTTCTTCCGGGTAGGTTCCCAGGGCAGCGCCCACGTCGCGCTTGGACATTTTGGAGCCGTCCTGGTTCAAAATCAGCGGCATGTGGGCGAAAACAGGGGGAGTGACGCCGAAAGCCTCAAACAGCTGGATGTGCTTGGGCGTGTTCATGATGTGGTCTTCCCCGCGAATGACATGGGTCATCTTCATCTCAATATCGTCCACCACGTTGACAAAGTGGAAGATGTAGGAACCGTCCGCGCGGCGGATAGCCATGTCCGGGGTGTTGGAGGCGTCCCGGTAGTCGATGGTGATGTTTCCGCAAATCAGGTCATGGAAGGTGACGGGTTTGGAGCGGTCAAAGCGGAAACGCCAGGCTCCTTCATCCTCGTACACGCGGCCGGCGTCCTGGAGCTTCTTGAAATAGGCGTCGTAAATATCGTTGCGCTGGCT encodes the following:
- the tmk gene encoding dTMP kinase translates to MSFTGERKGRLIVFEGIDGTGKSTHIGHLRKYLEEKELEVVQSFEPTRGRWGRMLRDSAVTGRLSVEEEVALFLKDRREHVKMLIAPALARGAWVLLDRYYLSMMAYQGARGIDPEVIRAANEEFAPVPDAVVWLDIPVSVALERIGNRGERDAFETEAGLAACRSVFASVHAPWMLRIDADAGKEEVAARVRKALSMRFPDVIGA
- the queC gene encoding 7-cyano-7-deazaguanine synthase QueC; protein product: MDKMETAVLLSGGLDSSVALHWAHRNHRVRVALSFDYASNHAERELKCAAWQAASLGIEHRVIDISSISSHLKSALLSGADDIPDGSYDEELMKQTVVPFRNGIFLSIAAGVAESCGAQQLVIAAHSGDHSIYPDCREEFMAAMTEAIRLGTYAGLGILRPFIHMSKGGIAAMGQDLGVDFSRTYSCYKGGAVHCGVCSTCMERREAFREAGIPDPTAYAPAE
- a CDS encoding mechanosensitive ion channel family protein translates to MSIPDYRIFFRRCAAFFLAGVLAAGSASAQQEAPPAAAPEQAEEAKAEQPQEQPDQSEMDTVIMALCHEITILKKNEEKRMAIRKTLVREADATYNYFDTRVYEMSAVLYALDDQKIFTLAFYCKAASSLVKTYYAQKPDFQGQEERLDKEIERIKKLAASLEEVNTDTLSQASLVQRDEALYACQELEESLQSEKEQISYLKELFSSLNGKIDALNNESAKLFTALFNRVFYTPSHAARYIFLKPHKTYETCMGAWETSADSKLQLPSDPETLKHYGLILLGIILCSYCLSRIIIFLGFRNTLKKTGHYNKRHAFANVTTILIVALILVIASLRTPNYLLESAASLGAEFLLLVSAILFSLVTRLPYGTINSGIRIYMPYLLLGGFFMLLRMFMAPNIIVDISMPILFTLVSLFSLLTWVRQRHKLPRLDRFFSTVSLVFTILGSVLCWTGFSFMAFLVLMTWIMLMTSILLLVGLWDLLHHYENRRKERNKRAILWFRPFISKLLLPCLTIFLILFSIIWPAATFDMGDLIINKIFATTEIKDLLTFSWSSVITVILMAIVLNYLIFLGKNTLHEIYGEDYEVGTIPTFVTLSTLFLWGLFVFTALIIMNANYNGLLMVMGGLSMGIGFALKDTIENIISGLSLMLGRLRQGDMIECDGYRGRVSSLGYRSTMIETLDGSIIAFQNSQLFNKNFRNMTRNHKFECVKVEVGISYGTDVERARKIILETLATLPFLSKVKKTSVVLDSFGDSAVNLGVWVWVPVMTKSSSLSSVREHIYNAFNEHGISIPFPQQDLYVKEFLGGAPVQGT
- the queF gene encoding preQ(1) synthase, with protein sequence MSDDHLTLLGSQSSFFTNPDDARLESFPNRGTRPYTITLDTHEFSSLCPVTGQPDSCHLTITYVPAEKCVETKSLKYYLAAYRNYPAFNEQIVNRITDDLVAAISPRWLKVEGRFSPRGGIQLTATAEHNPENRPL
- a CDS encoding MBL fold metallo-hydrolase translates to MISFTNISGAEEIGANCYLLEMDGTRIVLDSGMHPKKEGKAAMPDFDSLEPNSVEAVFLSHSHLDHLGTLPVLQEKQPAAEVFMTPAAAALSEVMLHNSVNVMSAKRLDLGIVEYPFFTHNDLDRLSDAWHAKSCNEVFRVGFRQNVLATFYDAGHILGSAGVMLEGESGHTVFYTGDVQFEDQSMIPGADFPESGVDTLVMECTRGGFQRSAHYSRPEEMVRFGKAIAETLERGGAVLIPVFAIGKSQEMLFNIHRFKQQGVIPANTPVYFGGLSAKVSLLYDRFAGLTRRHDHEFKLKEEIQTVPLPRKGKAPLVCSPGNIYVVSSGMMTENTLSNVMAEQVLPQEKNAILFVGYADPDSPAGLLKATPEGELVKMRPNGQPVRRKCTVDCFDFSGHATRDSLVNYAVKLNPRQVVLVHGDPDAVEWMHHTLSAKMPDSTIVVPEPGRRYTFEP